The segment GCTCTGTAGATGAATTGATTCTTCCGTTTTCCATCTCGCTCCGGTCCAGACATTCGAACGTTTTTCATCCCGTCCGCTTGCAGCCCTTCAACGATTCCATCGATAACGTCTTTCGAAAATGCATTTCGCTCGTCCTCGTCAGTGATTTCCCGCGCGCCAAGTATCAATTGAAGGAATTCCCCAGAGTCCGCATGGACGCATTCCGCGCTGACCATCGTCCCACCCGAGTTTGCCAAGCTCTCGATCTTGCTCCACGCAAATCCATCTTCAGGAATTCCAATCCGGAGCACACCGAGAACGTTGAACTTCGAGGCCTCCAGTTTCTCCGCTTCGAGTTTCGCCTGCTCTTCTTCATTGTTAACGGCGGTCGAAAAGAGCGGCGCCCGGCGGATTTGAGGGGCGTTCCAAAATGGCGGCGCGCCGAGACGTATTTCGTTGACTTTTGAGGCTATCGAACTTTAGTTCGATATCTTTACCGTCATCGGAGTGCCAGATTGCACGTAGATATGGAGTTTTGGACGGAAGTCCGCCGTCAGGTTCTTGTAGAAGGCCTGAGCAAACGCGGTGCTGTAAAGAAGTACAAGATTGGGTGGCACACCCTCGACAAGATTCTCTCTCTTGAAGAGCCGCCGGGCTACCAGCAGAAACAGGCTCGTCCCAAGCCGAAGATCGAAGCCTTCCTGCCAATCATCGCCGAGATCCTTACAGCCGATCAGAAAGCGCCTCGCAAGCAACGCCACTCGGCCAAGCGAATCTTTGAGCGTCTGCGCGACGAGCACGAATTCACTGGCGGCTACACGATCGTTAAAGACGCGGTTCGCGAGTGGAAGCATTCTCAGAAAGAAGTCTTTCTGCCACTAACTCATCGTCCCGGCGAAGCCCAGATGGATTGGGGCTTTGCGAAAGTTTCCATTCGTGGCCACACCGAACCAGTTAAAGTCGCGATCTTTGTGCTCACGCTGCCGTACAGCGGAGCGGTCTTCTGCCAAGTCTTTCATCGCGAATGCACTGAGTCATTTCAAGAGGGCCACGCCCGTGCGTTTGAATTCTTCGGTGGCGTGCCGTGGCGAATCTCGTACGACAACAGCAAGGTCGCGATCGCCAAGATTCTCGGGAGCCGAGATCGCAAGTTGACTCGCGAATTCCTGCGTCTACAAAGCCATTACCTGTTCGCCGAACACTTTTGTCTGGTGCGGCGTCCCAATGAAAAAGGCCACGTTGAGAGACTTGTTGAGTACGCACGTGGCAACTTTCTGGTTCCTGTTCCAGTCGTCGATTCTCTCGAAGAACTCAATGAGAAGTTACTTGCTCAGTGCCACGCTGACCTTGAGAAGCAAAGCCGCGGCAAGTCAACCAACAAGCGTTTACTTCTGGAAGAAGAACGCAGTGCGTTTCTCGGTTTGCCGGCCCGTGCGTTTGAAGCTCGCCGCATCACACAGGCCGCC is part of the Mariniblastus fucicola genome and harbors:
- the istA gene encoding IS21 family transposase, which translates into the protein MHVDMEFWTEVRRQVLVEGLSKRGAVKKYKIGWHTLDKILSLEEPPGYQQKQARPKPKIEAFLPIIAEILTADQKAPRKQRHSAKRIFERLRDEHEFTGGYTIVKDAVREWKHSQKEVFLPLTHRPGEAQMDWGFAKVSIRGHTEPVKVAIFVLTLPYSGAVFCQVFHRECTESFQEGHARAFEFFGGVPWRISYDNSKVAIAKILGSRDRKLTREFLRLQSHYLFAEHFCLVRRPNEKGHVERLVEYARGNFLVPVPVVDSLEELNEKLLAQCHADLEKQSRGKSTNKRLLLEEERSAFLGLPARAFEARRITQAAVSSQSLVRFDRNSYSVPTKYAHRKVTVVAAVDEVRFVFGDRLIARHRRCWEKEQFFYQPIHYLRLLERKPGGLDFAKPVDQWQLPKCFGILRRRLEASDEKHGTRFYIRVLRLLERRSLSQLTDAVEYALDIDVIDPSSIRVILEHRQERPAELFSLDGRPQLKTFNVETTDVSAYAALLSAR